One genomic region from Myripristis murdjan chromosome 7, fMyrMur1.1, whole genome shotgun sequence encodes:
- the LOC115362540 gene encoding zinc finger and SCAN domain-containing protein 10: MDGVPCSWSATRAHESFSRSRATADTLSRLAKLMARAEHRQDSRSQRQHSSYVCAECGKSFPDTSELLHHQEVKHALPKPHQCLSCGKEFSLLSSLQLHKCARDVSPCQLCHGEPRLGTPCPACMTGASDPERPKDKSPHRQAHLLDSSPYACAPCGRGFSQKQALLYHQQAGCSEPPSPLTVDDASSPLADSPPVSEAGSSRSDSSDTPGPSSKRDKPCPFCSRKFLTVAGLQSHKRSTHAEPQKTKGEGAGGDGREGKNTKVNGNPVVRPKSKQKHLSCRSCDMVFRSTAKLYLHRKEKHSREKSTGRESRPVVAKRRKGETFSCQVCSKVFLHHLSLLAHSKQHAAANITAIQKETQPVGCTAKDSKLSDRKPNKLKTSLTDVKTAKAGPGRPNKRAARAEEEFSDPGRFREVPEVQEVEEEVDREFPCPSCAEVFSLQSQLRDHVELHQSSVRRRQCSVCALEMDTSKGPGSKRQRLYHCVPCQQGFSALDTFLKHCQDHLRVRVEEDSMTENYNQHGNKN, translated from the coding sequence ATGGATGGAGTCCCTTGCAGCTGGAGCGCCACAAGAGCACATGAATCCTTCAGCCGCTCGCGGGCCACGGCGGACACCCTGTCCAGGCTCGCCAAACTGATGGCCCGGGCCGAACACAGGCAGGACAGCCGCAGCCAGAGGCAGCACTCGTCGTATGTTTGTGCAGAATGTGGCAAGAGCTTCCCCGACACGTCAGAGCTGCTGCACCACCAGGAGGTGAAACACGCTTTACCCAAGCCTCACCAATGCCTCTCCTGTGGGAAGGAGTTCTCCCTTCTGTCTTCCTTGCAGCTGCACAAGTGTGCTCGTGACGTTTCCCCCTGTCAGCTTTGTCACGGAGAGCCGCGGCTCGGCACTCCTTGCCCCGCCTGTATGACCGGAGCGTCTGATCCTGAGCGACCCAAGGACAAGTCGCCGCACCGCCAGGCCCACCTCCTGGACAGCAGCCCCTACGCCTGTGCCCCGTGTGGGAGAGGCTTCAGCCAGAAACAGGCTCTGCTGTACCATCAGCAGGCAGGTTGTAGTGAACCACCTTCCCCACTGACTGTAGACGATGCCAGTAGCCCTCTAGCTGATTCTCCACCTGTTTCTGAGGCGGGCTCCTCCCGCTCGGACTCCTCAGACACCCCAGGGCCCAGCAGCAAACGGGACAAACCGTGCCCTTTCTGTTCCAGGAAATTTCTCACAGTGGCAGGACTCCAAAGCCATAAACGGAGCACACACGCAGAGCCACAGAAAACCAAAGGAGAAGGTGCCGGTGGAGATGGAAGGGAGGGAAAGAACACTAAAGTGAACGGAAATCCAGTTGTCAGGCCTAAATCCAAACAGAAGCATTTAAGCTGTCGCTCGTGTGACATGGTTTTCAGGAGCACTGCCAAGCTCTACTTGCACaggaaagagaaacacagcagagagaagagcaCTGGGAGGGAGTCGAGGCCGGTCGTTGCTAAACGCAGGAAAGGGGAGACGTTCTCATGTCAGGTTTGCAGCAAAGTCTTCCTCCATCATTTGTCACTTTTGGCGCATTCCAAGCAGCACGCAGCCGCAAACATCACTGCTATCCAGAAAGAAACGCAGCCCGTAGGATGTACCGCCAAAGACTCTAAGTTGTCAGACAGGAAACCAAATAAACTAAAAACCAGCCTCACAGATGTCAAGACTGCGAAGGCTGGTCCAGGGAGGCCGAACAAGAGAGCGGCCAGAGCGGAGGAGGAGTTCAGTGATCCAGGGAGATTCAGGGAAGTGCCTGAAGTccaggaggtagaggaggaagtggaCAGAGAGTTCCCGTGCCCGTCCTGCGCAGAGGTGTTCTCTCTGCAGTCTCAGCTGAGGGACCACGTGGAGCTGCACCAGTCGTCCGTGAGGAGGAGGCAGTGCAGTGTGTGCGCGCTGGAGATGGACACCTCCAAAGGGCCAGGCTCCAAGAGACAGCGGCTATACCACTGTGTGCCCTGCCAGCAGGGTTTCTCAGCACTGGACACTTTCCTAAAACACTGCCAGGACCACCTCCGAGTCAGGGTGGAGGAGGACAGCATGACTGAGAACTACAATCAACACGGCAACAAAAACTAA